In one bacterium genomic region, the following are encoded:
- a CDS encoding ABC transporter substrate-binding protein, translated as MKQRLCLVVCTMLVVLVAVPFQQTAGAAAPMDLVFWGGWTGPDGDVMHQMVDQFNKEHPDIRVTLTTLQWTPLFDKLLTSVRAGQPPDLMGMHSQDIAQFASLGILEPMGDMVKAAGFKASDFMDVAWKGTFSQNTQYAIPLDMHMHAVYVNLDMWKAAGLPANKLPTTGTDFVAAAKKLTIDGAGRHPDDPAFDPKTIKQYGVGMMNNHHGFYMWYALLAQQGDPFLAPDFSRTVFSDAKANAAWQWLQDLVFKDHVVPVGETNPYQDFVTKHVAMLIDGPWEIPGLNKVSGLRWDTTTFPRVFAAPAAWGSGHLLTIPKQSNKAREQAALTLATWIVQHSQDWGMSGNLPALLSARTSAAFRALPGRRGFLEEQAYEIMLPDVRPSAQLYSAAAPSPIVVAAQSVLVKGQPVAGVTQELRARINAILAAP; from the coding sequence ATGAAACAGCGATTGTGTCTCGTCGTGTGCACGATGCTCGTCGTGCTGGTGGCGGTGCCGTTCCAACAGACGGCCGGGGCCGCGGCCCCAATGGATCTGGTCTTCTGGGGCGGGTGGACCGGTCCCGACGGGGACGTGATGCACCAGATGGTCGACCAGTTCAACAAGGAGCATCCGGACATCCGCGTGACGCTGACGACCCTCCAGTGGACGCCGCTGTTCGACAAGCTCTTGACTAGCGTGCGCGCGGGGCAGCCGCCCGACCTGATGGGGATGCACTCGCAGGACATTGCGCAGTTCGCGTCGCTCGGGATCCTGGAGCCGATGGGGGACATGGTCAAGGCGGCCGGGTTCAAGGCGTCGGATTTCATGGACGTCGCCTGGAAGGGCACGTTCTCGCAGAACACGCAGTACGCGATCCCGCTCGACATGCACATGCACGCCGTCTACGTCAACCTCGACATGTGGAAGGCCGCCGGGCTGCCTGCGAACAAGCTGCCGACCACCGGCACCGACTTCGTCGCGGCGGCGAAGAAGCTGACGATCGACGGCGCGGGCCGGCACCCCGACGATCCCGCGTTCGACCCGAAGACAATCAAGCAGTACGGGGTCGGGATGATGAACAATCACCATGGCTTCTACATGTGGTATGCGCTTCTCGCGCAGCAGGGCGATCCGTTCCTGGCGCCTGACTTCTCCCGGACGGTGTTCAGCGACGCGAAGGCGAACGCGGCGTGGCAGTGGTTGCAGGACCTCGTGTTCAAAGATCACGTCGTCCCGGTGGGCGAGACCAACCCCTACCAGGACTTCGTGACGAAGCACGTCGCCATGCTGATCGACGGTCCGTGGGAGATCCCCGGCCTCAACAAGGTCAGCGGACTCCGCTGGGATACCACCACGTTCCCGCGCGTGTTCGCGGCGCCGGCGGCGTGGGGGAGCGGGCACCTGCTGACGATCCCCAAGCAGAGTAACAAGGCGCGCGAGCAGGCCGCCCTGACCCTCGCAACATGGATCGTGCAGCACTCGCAGGACTGGGGGATGTCGGGCAACCTGCCGGCGCTGCTGTCGGCTCGGACCTCCGCTGCGTTTCGGGCGCTCCCGGGCCGCCGGGGGTTCCTCGAGGAACAGGCCTACGAGATCATGCTGCCGGACGTCAGGCCGTCCGCGCAGCTCTACTCGGCCGCGGCGCCGAGTCCGATCGTGGTTGCGGCCCAGTCGGTCCTCGTCAAGGGCCAGCCGGTCGCGGGAGTGACGCAGGAGCTGCGAGCCCGCATCAACGCCATCCTGGCCGCTCCGTAG